A window of the Narcine bancroftii isolate sNarBan1 chromosome 4, sNarBan1.hap1, whole genome shotgun sequence genome harbors these coding sequences:
- the arl4cb gene encoding ADP-ribosylation factor-like 4Cb, whose product MGNSFSNVSAFQSLHIVMLGLDSAGKTTVLYRLKFNEFVNTVPTIGFNTEKVRLGNGTAKGISCHFWDVGGQEKLRPLWKSYSRCTDGIIYVVDSVDAERLEEARSELHKITRISENQGTPLLVIANKQDLPKSLPVAELERQLALHELSPSTSWYVQPACAIIGEGLHEGMDKLCEMIVKKRKALRQKKKR is encoded by the coding sequence atggggaacagtttctCCAACGTGTCGGCTTTCCAGTCCCTGCACATTGTGATGCTGGGGCTGGACTCGGCCGGCAAGACCACCGTCCTGTACAGGCTGAAATTCAACGAGTTCGTCAACACCGTGCCCACCATCGGCTTCAACACCGAGAAGGTCCGGCTGGGGAACGGCACGGCCAAAGGCATCAGCTGCCACTTCTGGGACGTGGGCGGCCAGGAGAAGCTGCGACCCCTCTGGAAGTCCTACAGCCGCTGCACCGACGGCATCATCTACGTGGTGGACTCGGTGGACGCGGAGAGGCTGGAGGAAGCCAGGAGCGAGCTGCACAAGATCACCAGGATCTCGGAGAACCAGGGCACCCCGCTGCTGGTCATCGCCAACAAGCAGGACCTCCCCAAGTCGCTGCCGGTGGCCGAGCTGGAGCGGCAACTGGCGCTACACGAACTCAGCCCGTCCACTAGCTGGTATGTTCAGCCGGCCTGCGCCATCATCGGGGAAGGGTTGCACGAAGGGATGGACAAGCTGTGCGAGATGATcgtgaagaagaggaaagcgctGAGGCAGAAGAAGAAGCGGTGA